GCTGGGGTTAGGACTGGCGTCGATGCTTGTATTTTCTTTAGCAGCTTGTAATGGAAATGACAGTACGTCTGGCGATGGCGGTGATGAAGAGGTTACGTTGAATTTCTGGGCATTTGGTGCAACGAATTATGAAGAGCTTGCGAAGGAATACGAAAAGGAACATCCGAACGTGACGATTAAAGTGAGATCTGCAGAATCAGCCGAGCATCATGATGCGCTTTTTACAGCTTTGTCTGCTGGTAGTGGGGCACCTGATATTGCGGCTTTGGAAGTGGATCAATTGGATCGATTCAAAGAAGCGCAGGGACGTTTTGAGAATTTATATGATCTTGGTGCGAAGGATGTGCAGGATCAATACTTAGATTGGAAATGGGAAGCCGGCGCGAATCAAGAAGGCGATTTCCTAATTGGTCTACCGACGGATATTGGCCCGAAGGCACTGTATTACCGCACAGATCTCTTTGAAGAAGCTGGACTTCCAACAGAGCCAGCGGAAGTAGAATCCCTTATTAATTCCCCTGAAGCGTTTAAAGAAGCGGGAATGAAGCTGAAGGAAGAAACAGGAAAACCATTCGTGGATAGTATCGAAATGGCTTATCGCGCTTATTTAGATGCTTCTGAAAAAACTTACTTAAATCCTGATGGTGAACTATTGCTAGGTGAAGAAGGAAACGACGTGAAGAAGGCATATGACTATGCTGTTGAGTTAGATGAAGCAGGCATTGTTGGCAAGCTTGAAATGTGGACACCTGAATGGGCGAACGGCGTCAACAAAGGTGAATTCGCAGCAGAGCTTGGAGCAGGATGGTTGAAGGGATGGATGGAAGGAAATGCACCTGACGCTGTAGGAAAATGGCGCGTGGCAACACTTCCAACTGAATTCGCAGCGAACTGGGGAGGCTCTTATATTTCCATTCCAAGTGAAACAGATCATCCACAGGAAGCATATGACTTTGTCGAGTGGCTTGTATCCCCTGATAATCAGCTGCAATCATTCCAGAGCAAAGGCTTATTCCCTTCGGCTACTTCTGTCTATGACATGGAAGAGTTCAAAACGAATGAAGATGAGTTCTTTGGTGGTCAAGTAACATCGACTGTTTTTGCAGAAGCGGCACAAGATATTGATGGCGCTGTCTTCAAAGGCGTGAAATACTTCCCAGTTCATCAAGAAGTATTAAATGCGCTTCATAACGTTCAAGAAGGTGGCGATCCTGAGAAAGAATGGCGTGCTGCGATTAAGCGTGCTGAAGAATTAATAGACCGATAGAAGCAATATTTGTGATGGGATATGGTGGAAACCCACCGTATCCTACTTAATCACCGGAAGTGGGGAGAAATCGTGATTTCAATGAGTGGACAGGAAAGAGGGGTTAAGAAGCGATATCGATCTGAGAAGAAAAAGGATATGATTTCAGGCTATTTGTACGTAGCCCCTTTTTTCATTATTTTTGGAGTGATTGGTCTTTATCCCGCTATATTCAGCGTTTATCTTGCGTTTCAGAAATGGAACGGATTAAGTCCAATGAGCTTTGTTGGGCTCGATAATTTTCGGATCGTTTTAGAGGATCCTCTTTTTTGGAAGTCAGTTTACAATACGATCATCATGGGATTAATGGGAACGGCGCCACAAATAGTCGTCGGCATTGTGTTGGCGTTTCTATTAAATCTTACATTCCTTCGATTTAAAAATTTCTTTCGAATTACGATTTTTATGCCGTATATCACCTCGATGGTGGCGGTTGCCCTTATATTCAGTGTGTTATTTAGTAATCACGAGTCATCACTCGCCAACTACATGCTAGGCGTCTTCGGATTTGATCCGGTGAATTGGTCCACTTCTGAATGGGGAACGAAAATCGCGATTTCCATTATGGTGTTCTGGCGCTGGGTTGGATACAATACGATCATTTACTTAGCCGGGATCCAAAGCATCTCAAATGATTTATATGAAGCCGCAACGATTGATGGCGCGAATAAGTTTCAGCAGCTTCTTTATATTACGATGCCTTTGCTGAAACCGTTTATCATCTTAACGGTGTTCTTCTCAACGGTTGGGGCACTACAGCTCTTCTCTGAGCCGACGATTTTCTTAGGCGCTGGGGCATTTACACGAGACGAAGCACTAACGGTCGTTATGTACTTGTACCGAGATGCCTTTAAGCTTCAATCCTTTGGTACGGCCTCTGCGACAGCGATTATCCTGCTTGTGATCATTCTTTTCTTTGCAACAATCAATACGCTCATCACATCAGGCAATGGCCGTAAGAAGAAGGGGGTAAGGTAATGGCGAATCGAAAGGAACGAAAAAAAGTCTCTTTCAGTAAAGTGCTCATCTATCTGTTTCTAGGAATCGCGTCACTCTTATCCTTGTTCCCGTTCTACTGGATGTTTGTGATGGCAACGCGTCCGAGTGCAGCATATAATTCAATCCCGCCTACGATCACGCCAGGCGGCATGCTAGTCGAGAACTTCCAGAAAGTCCTGAATCAAATTGATTTCTTTCAAGCGATGTGGAACTCCTTTCTTATCTGTTCCATCGTTACGCTAGTTGTGCTTTTTATTAGCTCGCTAGCAGGATTTGCGTTCGCAAAATTCAAATTCCCGGGCAAGAACGGATTGTTTATTGCGATTTTATTAACAATGATCATTCCCCCTCAATTGGGACTGATTCCACAGTATTTTCTCGTATCGAAAGCTGGCCTTCTCGATACGCTTGCTGGGGTTATGGTTGTGTTCTTCCTTAATCCGCTCGGGATCTTCCTCATGAGACAATATGTGAGCGAATCGGTACCCGATGAGCTGATTGAGGCAGCGAAGCTCGATGGCTGTTCGAACTTTAAAATTTATCGAAGCATCGTTGTCCCGATTATTCTTCCGGCATTTGCAACGCTTGGCATCATTGTTTTTACAGCGGTGTGGGGAGAATTCTTATGGCAATTTACGGTCTTAAGGGACCCGGAGAATTATACAATCCAGGTTGCATTAGCTTCCTTAAGTAACACGTTTAATATTGATTTCGGAATGATCCTCTCAGGCGTGTTCTGGGCAACGATTCCATTGCTCATTATTTTCTTATTGTTTAACCGCCTGTTTATTTCGAGTATTACAGAAGGATCTGTAAAATAGAGGCTCAGCCGATATAGAAATTGCTTCACATAGCGTTTCTTAGTAAGCTATCAGTATAAATTCTATTATGATGTCAGAAGGGATAGCGATGAGCCTAACGATTAAAGATATTGCACAAATGGCAGGAGTATCAAGAGCGACCGTTTCGAAAATTATTAACAATTACGGTGGCATTAGTGAAGGAACGAAGAAAAAGGTTCTTAAAGTGATAGAAGAAACAGGCTTTCAGCCAAGCTTTTCAGCCAAAGCGCTAGCGACAAAGAAATCGAATCTCATTGGCCTGATCTATGCTGGCCGAGTGAACGTTGATTTTACACATCCTTTCTTTATGGAAGTGGTAACAGCATTTAAGAAAACAGTCGGGTTACTAGGATATGACATCTTAATGTTCTCGAACGAACAGTTTTATCAGGATAATGGAAGCTACCTTGCAAGGTGCAGGCATTTTCATGTGGATGGCTGTTTGATCATTACAGGTGAGGAAATTGAAGATGCCATTTATGAACTAGTGGAAAGCGACATTCCTTGTATGGGCATCGATCTAGAGCTCGATGGCCCTAGCTCAAGCTATGTGATGACAGACAACATTAACTTGTCTACGAAAGTGATTCAGCATCTGTATCTTAATTCGGTAAAAGATATTGCTTTCATCGGTGGGGGATCAGACTCTGCGATTTCTAACTTGCGAGAGAAGGGATTCCTACAATCGATGAATCAATTTGGTCTAGAAGTGAGAAAAGAGTGGATTCAGTACGGTGATTTTCATGAAGAGAGCGGTTACGAAGCAATGAATCGAATCCTCCAGGGAGAAGCTAGACCTGAGGCGGTATTTGCGGCTTCCGACATGATGGCCTTTGGTGCGCTTAGAGCGATTAAAGAAGCAGGACTCTCGGTTCCTGAAGATATCCGCCTAGTCGGGTGTGATGATATCGATGCCTGTCGCTACAGTGCTCCGCAGCTCACGACTGTAAGGCAGAATAAAGAGCTGCTCGGTAAGCTTGCTGCTCATATGCTTCATGATTTAACAAATGGTAAAACAGAATTGAAACCCGTTTTTATTGATTCAGAATTGATCGTGAGAGAATCTTGTGGAAGTAAAGTATAACGAAACAGTTACTGACGTGATAATGGAGGGAAGACAATGGCAATTATACAATTTCCAAATGATATGAAGTGGGGCGCGGCAACCGCAGCCTATCAAATCGAAGGGGCCGTAGATGAAGGTGGACGAGGCCAATCGATTTGGGACACCTTTTCGCATACGCCTGGAAATGTGAAGAACGGAGATAACGGAGATGTCGCTTGTGATAGCTA
The sequence above is drawn from the Pseudalkalibacillus hwajinpoensis genome and encodes:
- a CDS encoding ABC transporter substrate-binding protein gives rise to the protein MLVFSLAACNGNDSTSGDGGDEEVTLNFWAFGATNYEELAKEYEKEHPNVTIKVRSAESAEHHDALFTALSAGSGAPDIAALEVDQLDRFKEAQGRFENLYDLGAKDVQDQYLDWKWEAGANQEGDFLIGLPTDIGPKALYYRTDLFEEAGLPTEPAEVESLINSPEAFKEAGMKLKEETGKPFVDSIEMAYRAYLDASEKTYLNPDGELLLGEEGNDVKKAYDYAVELDEAGIVGKLEMWTPEWANGVNKGEFAAELGAGWLKGWMEGNAPDAVGKWRVATLPTEFAANWGGSYISIPSETDHPQEAYDFVEWLVSPDNQLQSFQSKGLFPSATSVYDMEEFKTNEDEFFGGQVTSTVFAEAAQDIDGAVFKGVKYFPVHQEVLNALHNVQEGGDPEKEWRAAIKRAEELIDR
- a CDS encoding carbohydrate ABC transporter permease, with the translated sequence MSGQERGVKKRYRSEKKKDMISGYLYVAPFFIIFGVIGLYPAIFSVYLAFQKWNGLSPMSFVGLDNFRIVLEDPLFWKSVYNTIIMGLMGTAPQIVVGIVLAFLLNLTFLRFKNFFRITIFMPYITSMVAVALIFSVLFSNHESSLANYMLGVFGFDPVNWSTSEWGTKIAISIMVFWRWVGYNTIIYLAGIQSISNDLYEAATIDGANKFQQLLYITMPLLKPFIILTVFFSTVGALQLFSEPTIFLGAGAFTRDEALTVVMYLYRDAFKLQSFGTASATAIILLVIILFFATINTLITSGNGRKKKGVR
- a CDS encoding carbohydrate ABC transporter permease — encoded protein: MANRKERKKVSFSKVLIYLFLGIASLLSLFPFYWMFVMATRPSAAYNSIPPTITPGGMLVENFQKVLNQIDFFQAMWNSFLICSIVTLVVLFISSLAGFAFAKFKFPGKNGLFIAILLTMIIPPQLGLIPQYFLVSKAGLLDTLAGVMVVFFLNPLGIFLMRQYVSESVPDELIEAAKLDGCSNFKIYRSIVVPIILPAFATLGIIVFTAVWGEFLWQFTVLRDPENYTIQVALASLSNTFNIDFGMILSGVFWATIPLLIIFLLFNRLFISSITEGSVK
- a CDS encoding LacI family DNA-binding transcriptional regulator: MSLTIKDIAQMAGVSRATVSKIINNYGGISEGTKKKVLKVIEETGFQPSFSAKALATKKSNLIGLIYAGRVNVDFTHPFFMEVVTAFKKTVGLLGYDILMFSNEQFYQDNGSYLARCRHFHVDGCLIITGEEIEDAIYELVESDIPCMGIDLELDGPSSSYVMTDNINLSTKVIQHLYLNSVKDIAFIGGGSDSAISNLREKGFLQSMNQFGLEVRKEWIQYGDFHEESGYEAMNRILQGEARPEAVFAASDMMAFGALRAIKEAGLSVPEDIRLVGCDDIDACRYSAPQLTTVRQNKELLGKLAAHMLHDLTNGKTELKPVFIDSELIVRESCGSKV